The following is a genomic window from Labeo rohita strain BAU-BD-2019 chromosome 11, IGBB_LRoh.1.0, whole genome shotgun sequence.
aaaatagtttacatttttttaaagatttcatTGTGatcaaatatttctattaatattacaaatttgattaatataaataataaaaataaataataaaaatgaccaaaaattactaaatctttaacattaaaatttaaatgaaaactataaaataaaacaaattaaaattaatgaatatttatttaaaataacattttaaaatatattttaaattcattgtgataaaatatttctattaatattaaaatatgaattatatatatatattataaatactaaaaaaaaatacaaaacacaacaaaatttctAAATcggtaaactaaaataaaaatgaaattggaaactaaaaaataaaaactaatttaaaaatattaagtataataatatCTCAGTGATTGTAAAATGAAACTGGtgcaaacatttattaaaaaatatatatattttaaagatttcattgtaataaaatatttctattaatattaaaaaagatgaATAATTTCCTAAAACCTGATTCGTTATAGCCTGTGAAGGAATCAGAAGTGTAATGCTTGATCGCTTTTAAATGGACCATCTGCACACGGCATATGAGCACATGGGACGTTCTTCCCTCAACCGTCAACCTCTGTGACAGCTTTATAAGAGTCAACACTGAATCAAATCAAGCTTCAGTGGCTCTGGAGGGAAATTACATTGCAGCCAACATTTGCTGATGCACAATAAAATAAGCCATATAAACAAACTTactgaaacagaaaagaaaTGAACAATAATAGAAAGGCACTTGGTGTGATCATCATTATTCTCTCTCTTCTTCTGCTACGGTGAGATTTTAAAGCCAAAATCGATGAAATCAATCAACGTCTTCTTGATCATGTAGCTCATTACAGATTTCTATTCCAGCACTGTTTCAGGTGAGAAGGGCCAAATAAACCAGATGTTCAGCAGAGGACTTCGTCTTATTGTTGAAGGTAAGAGATGCGTTCAGGAAATCCAGAAATGTGGTTTTGCTCATTTTCTACTCATCATGACCTCACTAACATGTTGCTCAGTTCCTCATGTCCGTGTGGATCACCTGCTGACTCCGAAGGTGCATGTTCTTCTGCCTGCTGGAGTTGAGATGCAGCGTTCGAAGCGAGTGACGCTGGCGTGTGTCATCACTGGGTTACAGTCTAAAGAGGTGAGGATCACATGGAGAGTCAACGGAGCAACAGTTCTCAAAAAACATGCCAGTTCTGCACAAGTGCACCAGGAGCCTGGCGGTACGTTCTCTGCTGTGGGACTGTACTCGGTTCTCCCTCATCAGTGGGGGCATGGGAACTTTTACAGGTGTGAGGTGACTTACAAAACGTCATTTTACTATGAAAAGGCAGAGTCTTCTCTCTGCAGTTCTCCAGAGTGACTGTAACTGTGTCCTGCGGTAGAAACTCTTTAAATACTATGAGATACATCAGCTGACCTCTGAGCTGGAACTCTTATTTCATTTCGATATCTAAGaggaagaaaatatattttctaaagaaatgTGTATACTCCTGTGAAATTCTGAATTCTATATTTATGTATCATCACActgttttcatgacattttcCTAAATTCTTATTAGAGCTGATGCATTTAgatgttttagtattttaacatttttaaactgcaaaaaaataaatactacaatgATATATGagcatgttattattattattattattattattattattattattatttccttcA
Proteins encoded in this region:
- the si:ch211-1a19.2 gene encoding immunoglobulin lambda constant 1; translated protein: MNNNRKALGVIIIILSLLLLRTVSGEKGQINQMFSRGLRLIVEVPHVRVDHLLTPKVHVLLPAGVEMQRSKRVTLACVITGLQSKEVRITWRVNGATVLKKHASSAQVHQEPGGTFSAVGLYSVLPHQWGHGNFYRCEVTYKTSFYYEKAESSLCSSPE